AGCCAATTCTTGTTCAGCTTCTGTGTCTACTTTGTAGATATTGATTTTTCCATCGTATTCTTTGCTTAATTCATCTAATAATGGAGCTAAAGCTTTACAAGGTCCACACCAATCTGCATAAAAATCGATGATTGCAGGAAGTTCTCCAGCAAAATCCCATTCCTGAGATTTTTCAAAATTAAATACTTTGTCTAAAAAATCTTGTTTGGTTATTGTTTGTACCATTCTGTTGTTGTTTTGGGTTTTCTTTTCAAATATATTGTTTACTGAGTCGGTTATCAGTAACAAAAATTACAAAGCCATTTGGTGAGTCATTTCGAGTAAGATTTATTGAAATGGAATGAAAATAAATTTTGTATAGAGAAGTGTATTGTAGGTTGTTCTCGATACTTGTTTTATCCATTGCATTTCTAAAACAAACTCGAACTGACAAGGATTTTATCAATTCGAGTATTATTATAAAATAGCCTTT
Above is a genomic segment from Wenyingzhuangia fucanilytica containing:
- the trxA gene encoding thioredoxin → MVQTITKQDFLDKVFNFEKSQEWDFAGELPAIIDFYADWCGPCKALAPLLDELSKEYDGKINIYKVDTEAEQELAGAFGIRSIPSLLFCPKGEKPQMAQGALPKQQFEELIKDILKVEK